Part of the bacterium genome, TTTGCTATAAAGATAAAACGGCGTGTCAACCTTATCTGCAATTTCGCCTATCTCTACACCATCACAACAAAACCTTCCTTTAATATACTCAAAACCCATTTATTTCTTCTTCGCTTTCTTTATTAGCCTTGCCAGCTTCTTCTCCTCCTTTTTTGCCCATTTTGCATCGGGATTTTTTGAGATTATCCTTTTTATCCCTTTTTCTGAAAGAGAACCCCATTCTGTGGAATAATAATTTTCTATTGTCTTCTTATAATACTTAATTGCCTCAAGATAATCCCTTTCTTCCTCAAAACAAAGCCCTATTTTATAATTTGCCTCTGGAATAAAAGAAGATTCCTTCTCCTTTACAAATGGACGCCATAATAAAAAAGGCTTGCTAAATTGAGAAATAAGCCTTTTATAAGAGCTAATAGCTTCAGGCCATTGGGAAAGGAGCCTGTAGCATTCTGCAATTTGATAATATGCCTCATCACAAAAATATGTATTTCCATAGTAATCAAGGAATCTTTGAAATTCATTTATTGCGTTTGCATATTCCCCCCTTTTTTTAAACTCCAATCCCCTCTCATATAGATTAACCGCCTTTTGGTTTTCTTTATATGAATATGAGGAAATGTATTGGTTTGTTACACATCCTGCCAAAAAAACAAGAAAAATAAGAATTTTCATAACCTTATTTTACAATAAAATGGCTTTCAAAGTCAAAATTTACTCAACTTATGAGCAAAAA contains:
- a CDS encoding tetratricopeptide repeat protein, which produces MKILIFLVFLAGCVTNQYISSYSYKENQKAVNLYERGLEFKKRGEYANAINEFQRFLDYYGNTYFCDEAYYQIAECYRLLSQWPEAISSYKRLISQFSKPFLLWRPFVKEKESSFIPEANYKIGLCFEEERDYLEAIKYYKKTIENYYSTEWGSLSEKGIKRIISKNPDAKWAKKEEKKLARLIKKAKKK